The following are from one region of the Chloroflexota bacterium genome:
- a CDS encoding sortase, translating to MQRTQDARRKRAGIGLVLVGILLLLLSIVWYALTPSPSAKGRGEFFTPSPSAAASVATLIPSAFAQATIRLAPTAAAIATELPPPTPIPTAGPASSRTSAPVRIVIPSISVDAPVVEVGWHVVWLEGEARGVWDTVAGAAGHHRGSADPGHSGNCVLSAHSSDAGGAVFRRLDELAEGDLVQLYNLDGMCYTYIVTTVFTVDETGATAAEKRQHATWLDPTDQPVLTLVTCWPAWAYTHRIIVRASLHVP from the coding sequence ATGCAGAGAACTCAAGACGCGCGTCGTAAAAGGGCGGGGATAGGGCTTGTCCTCGTGGGCATCCTCTTGCTGTTGCTCTCCATCGTCTGGTATGCCCTCACCCCTAGCCCCTCTGCCAAAGGTCGAGGGGAGTTCTTCACCCCCAGCCCATCTGCCGCCGCGAGCGTGGCAACGCTCATTCCCAGCGCCTTTGCCCAAGCCACTATCCGCCTCGCTCCTACTGCGGCTGCCATAGCCACGGAACTGCCCCCGCCGACTCCCATCCCCACTGCCGGCCCTGCCTCGAGCCGAACTTCCGCACCGGTGCGCATCGTCATCCCGTCCATCAGCGTGGATGCCCCTGTGGTAGAAGTTGGCTGGCATGTGGTTTGGCTTGAGGGCGAGGCGCGTGGCGTATGGGATACCGTTGCAGGAGCAGCCGGGCATCACCGCGGCAGCGCCGATCCTGGTCACTCTGGCAACTGCGTTCTCTCTGCCCACAGTTCCGATGCTGGCGGAGCGGTCTTTCGCCGCCTGGACGAACTGGCTGAAGGGGACTTGGTGCAACTTTACAATCTAGACGGAATGTGCTATACTTATATTGTTACCACTGTATTTACCGTGGATGAGACCGGGGCGACAGCGGCAGAGAAGCGTCAGCATGCCACCTGGTTAGACCCGACCGATCAACCTGTCCTCACGTTGGTTACCTGTTGGCCGGCTTGGGCCTATACGCACCGCATCATTGTCCGGGCAAGTCTGCATGTGCCCTGA